A genomic segment from Chitinophagaceae bacterium encodes:
- a CDS encoding ABC transporter ATP-binding protein gives MLQLSEIRKSYFLGKQELPVLKGITMNIKKNEYVALMGPSGSGKSTLMNILGCLDSPTAGSYILNGKDVSKMDDGELAEVRNKEIGFVFQQFNLLPRLTAAENVALPLIYAGVSRQERIRRAEAVLEKVKLEDRMHHKPNELSGGQCQRVAIARALINNPSIILADEPTGNLDSRTSYEIMDILGKIHTDGNTVIIVTHEEDISEYAHRVVRLKDGQIEWDKVNLKPVVSNLYSVS, from the coding sequence ATTTTACAACTAAGCGAAATACGCAAGAGTTATTTCCTGGGTAAGCAGGAATTGCCTGTATTAAAGGGCATTACCATGAATATTAAAAAGAACGAGTATGTTGCATTAATGGGCCCAAGCGGTAGTGGCAAATCTACCTTAATGAATATATTGGGCTGCCTCGATTCACCCACTGCAGGCAGTTATATACTTAACGGTAAAGATGTAAGCAAGATGGATGATGGAGAACTGGCCGAAGTAAGGAATAAAGAAATAGGTTTTGTGTTTCAGCAATTTAATTTATTACCCAGGCTTACTGCGGCAGAAAATGTTGCATTGCCTTTAATTTATGCCGGCGTTTCAAGGCAGGAGCGGATACGCAGGGCAGAAGCTGTTTTGGAAAAAGTAAAACTTGAAGACAGGATGCACCATAAACCCAATGAACTTAGTGGCGGGCAATGCCAGCGTGTAGCAATTGCCAGGGCATTAATCAATAACCCTTCTATAATTTTGGCTGATGAACCTACCGGTAACCTCGACTCAAGAACCTCTTACGAAATAATGGATATTTTAGGAAAGATACATACTGACGGCAATACGGTTATAATTGTAACACATGAAGAAGATATTTCTGAGTATGCCCATAGGGTAGTGCGGTTAAAAGACGGGCAAATTGAATGGGATAAAGTAAACCTCAAACCTGTAGTTTCAAATTTATACAGTGTAAGCTGA
- a CDS encoding cob(I)yrinic acid a,c-diamide adenosyltransferase — MSIRIYTKTGDKGKTSLIGGTKVAKSHIRIESYGNVDELNSFIGLLRDHIADDKSRTMLKEIQDRLFTIGSSLACDPEKDTKMEIPDLKEEDIALLEQEIDWMNEQLPALKSFILPGGHVAVSTAHVARCVCRRAERKCVEMHEENIFVDEKVIKYLNRLSDYLFMLSRYIGFLLKTEEIQWKPRLG, encoded by the coding sequence ATGTCAATAAGAATTTATACCAAAACGGGAGATAAAGGAAAAACCAGCTTAATTGGCGGCACTAAGGTTGCCAAAAGCCATATTCGCATTGAAAGCTATGGTAATGTGGACGAACTCAATTCTTTTATTGGGTTATTAAGAGACCATATTGCAGATGATAAAAGCAGAACAATGCTCAAAGAAATTCAGGACAGGCTTTTTACCATTGGTTCTTCGCTAGCCTGCGACCCTGAAAAGGATACAAAAATGGAAATACCGGATTTGAAGGAGGAAGATATTGCATTGCTGGAGCAGGAAATTGACTGGATGAATGAGCAATTACCAGCACTAAAATCTTTTATTCTTCCCGGCGGGCATGTTGCCGTTTCCACTGCTCATGTTGCCCGCTGTGTTTGCAGGCGTGCAGAACGTAAATGTGTTGAAATGCATGAAGAGAATATTTTTGTAGATGAAAAAGTAATAAAGTACTTAAACCGTTTAAGCGATTATCTTTTTATGCTTTCCCGCTATATTGGGTTTTTATTGAAAACAGAAGAAATTCAATGGAAGCCACGCCTGGGTTAG
- a CDS encoding RNA polymerase sigma factor, whose amino-acid sequence MSSIGNILANPDVLIQSALAGDEKAFREIYDFLSGKMYSLCLRYAGNPNTADDYFQEGFIKLYRNLSNFRGEGSFEGWARRVFVTVCLDELRKKKVQFAEINENLNVATTELGANAKLDMQDLLKLIQQIPDGYRTIVNLYIIEGYNHKEIAEMLGITESGSKSKLHKARIYLKKILTTTESE is encoded by the coding sequence ATGAGCAGCATTGGGAACATTTTAGCTAATCCGGACGTCTTAATACAAAGCGCATTAGCTGGCGATGAAAAGGCTTTTAGGGAAATTTATGATTTCCTGTCTGGCAAAATGTATAGCCTCTGTCTACGATACGCAGGCAACCCTAACACTGCTGACGATTATTTTCAGGAAGGCTTTATTAAATTATACCGCAATCTATCCAATTTCAGAGGTGAGGGCTCTTTTGAAGGCTGGGCAAGAAGGGTGTTTGTTACTGTATGCCTGGATGAGCTGAGAAAAAAGAAAGTTCAGTTTGCAGAAATTAATGAAAACCTCAATGTTGCCACAACAGAATTAGGGGCAAATGCCAAACTGGATATGCAGGATTTGCTAAAACTGATTCAACAAATACCAGATGGATACAGAACAATTGTAAACCTGTATATTATTGAAGGCTATAACCATAAAGAAATTGCCGAAATGCTGGGGATAACGGAAAGTGGCAGCAAATCGAAATTGCATAAGGCAAGGATTTACTTAAAAAAAATACTTACTACCACGGAAAGTGAATAA
- a CDS encoding MBL fold metallo-hydrolase: protein MKIAFHGAARTVTGSKHLLTLSNGKKLLLDCGMFQGMGTQTASLNIDFGFNADEVNNVILSHAHVDHSGLLPKLVKDGFKGKIYATDATKDLAAALMEDSAGIQEMDIKYVNKERALKGLPYLQPLYTTEDALKALGHFETVPYNVWFKIDDEIEFCFTDAGHLIGSAAVHLKITENGKTMRISFSGDVGRYRDAILKSPEVFPQCDYLILESTYGNTLHDEHSPTPDALLKWIQHTCIEKKGKLIIPAFSVGRTQEILLWLNQLELENRLPDLDYYVDSPLSTKATNIVKKYPKYFNKRIQRILESDNDPFSFKRLKFTKSVEESKLLNFYKGPCIIISASGMAEAGRIKHHISNTIENSRNSILLTGYCEPHSLGGRLKKHPTEIGIYGQEHQVNADIGEIRSMSAHGDYDDLCQFIACQDVKQIKKLFLVHGEYDVQLDFKAKLLKKGFGDVEIPERHFEIGLT, encoded by the coding sequence ATGAAGATTGCTTTTCACGGCGCCGCCCGTACCGTAACCGGCTCAAAACACCTTTTAACCCTATCCAATGGTAAAAAATTATTGCTTGACTGTGGCATGTTCCAGGGAATGGGAACGCAAACCGCAAGCCTGAATATTGATTTTGGATTTAATGCCGATGAAGTAAATAATGTAATTCTTTCTCATGCTCATGTAGACCATAGCGGATTACTGCCCAAATTGGTAAAAGACGGGTTTAAGGGAAAAATTTACGCTACAGATGCTACGAAAGATCTTGCTGCTGCGCTTATGGAAGATAGTGCAGGTATACAGGAAATGGATATTAAATATGTAAATAAAGAAAGAGCGTTAAAGGGGTTGCCCTACCTGCAGCCTTTATATACAACCGAAGATGCCTTAAAAGCATTGGGCCATTTTGAAACTGTGCCCTATAACGTATGGTTTAAGATAGATGATGAAATAGAATTTTGCTTTACCGATGCCGGCCATTTAATTGGAAGCGCAGCGGTGCATTTGAAAATTACTGAAAACGGAAAAACCATGCGTATTAGTTTTAGCGGAGATGTGGGCCGTTACCGTGATGCCATATTAAAATCGCCGGAAGTTTTTCCGCAATGCGATTACCTGATTTTGGAAAGTACTTATGGAAACACCCTTCATGATGAACATAGCCCTACACCAGATGCATTGTTGAAATGGATACAACATACTTGTATTGAGAAAAAAGGGAAGCTTATTATTCCGGCATTTAGTGTAGGCCGTACACAAGAGATTTTACTTTGGCTTAACCAACTGGAACTGGAAAACAGGTTGCCCGACCTGGACTATTATGTAGATAGCCCTTTAAGTACAAAAGCCACTAATATTGTAAAAAAATACCCAAAATATTTTAACAAACGCATTCAGCGCATTTTGGAATCAGACAATGACCCTTTTTCTTTTAAACGGTTAAAATTTACCAAATCGGTTGAAGAAAGTAAGTTGTTGAATTTTTACAAAGGGCCTTGTATTATTATTTCTGCAAGCGGTATGGCAGAAGCCGGGCGCATTAAACACCATATTAGCAATACCATAGAAAACAGCAGGAATAGCATTTTGCTTACCGGATATTGTGAGCCACATTCGCTGGGCGGACGTTTAAAAAAGCACCCAACTGAAATTGGTATTTATGGACAAGAGCACCAGGTAAATGCAGATATAGGTGAAATAAGGAGTATGAGCGCCCATGGTGATTACGACGACCTGTGCCAGTTTATAGCCTGCCAGGACGTAAAGCAAATTAAAAAACTCTTTTTAGTACATGGCGAGTATGATGTACAACTAGACTTTAAAGCCAAATTATTAAAGAAAGGTTTTGGCGATGTGGAAATTCCCGAAAGACATTTTGAAATTGGGCTTACTTAA
- a CDS encoding DUF4256 domain-containing protein — translation MKSNYKKLSPGLSKEIFAILKERFTKNMHRHKNLVWEQVQKKLETNPAKLWSLNEMEMSGGEPDVVGFDKKSGEFIFMDCVVETPKGRRSFCYDRQALDSRKENKPKNCALDFAAEIDIEILNEEQYRQLQQLEKIDEKTSSWIKTPENIRKLGGALFCDRRYDTVFVYHNGAESYYAARGFRGWLKV, via the coding sequence ATGAAAAGCAATTACAAAAAATTATCTCCGGGATTAAGCAAAGAAATTTTCGCTATTTTAAAAGAACGGTTTACCAAAAACATGCACCGGCATAAAAACCTGGTATGGGAGCAGGTACAGAAAAAGTTGGAAACAAATCCTGCAAAACTTTGGTCGCTCAATGAAATGGAAATGAGTGGTGGCGAGCCCGATGTAGTGGGTTTTGATAAAAAATCAGGTGAATTTATTTTTATGGATTGCGTCGTAGAAACACCAAAAGGCAGGCGGAGCTTTTGTTATGACCGGCAGGCACTTGATTCCCGTAAAGAAAATAAACCCAAAAACTGTGCTTTGGATTTTGCAGCCGAAATTGACATTGAAATACTAAATGAAGAACAATACCGCCAGTTGCAGCAATTGGAGAAAATTGATGAAAAAACTTCCAGTTGGATAAAAACGCCTGAAAATATCAGGAAATTAGGTGGTGCCTTGTTTTGCGACAGGCGGTATGATACAGTTTTTGTTTATCACAATGGTGCAGAATCTTACTATGCTGCACGGGGTTTCAGGGGCTGGCTAAAAGTATAA